TAAAATTCTCCTTCACATACAGGGTAAAGTATTGCATGAACGAATCGCACTTGTGGAAATACTGCTCCAGTGGCAGTTGATGCATGAATAGCGGCGGCAACTGTGGGGCGGTGAATGCCTTTTTGGCTTCGGCGCTTAGCCGGCAGTTCTCCTGCTGCAGTTCCTCCAGTTGCTTGGCTTTGGACTGGCACTCGGCTATCAGATCCTTCTCCCTCAGTTGCAGCTCGGCGGTGGCACATTCCACCTCGCCTAGGTGGTTAGTTATCGAGTGCTTTGTGGTCCTACAAATGTGAATTGACATTAACGGAACATATATGGGGCAGATTACAGCTTTTCCCTTACATCATATCCTCCAGGAGCGTAGCATAATCCCTTGAGGCATCTTCGATCGCCTCAATGCTGATGGTCAAGGCGTCGACATCCTGCTGCTTGTAGTTGAGCAGACCCGGACTCTCGGCCTCGATTTGGAGAAGCTTGAGCTCACGATCCGAAGCACCTAGCCACTCGCCCCGCCGCTGCATCTCCTCCCGCTCCAGAACCTGTCGCTCTGTGAGGATATTTGCATCCGTGATGTTCCCGGACAGGAATTTGAAGAACATCTCCATCTGTTCATCGTACAGAATCCACTGGTTTGAGCTGTCCACTCCCAGCTTCTTGAAGAATTCCGAGTTCTGCAATCATGGCGATTATAAGCTGATCTTTAATTAAATCATTGTACATACGCTCAGCAGATCGCCcatcttttaaaaaaatgacAACACAAGCTGATTACTTATCGGCTATATCGATAGATTCCAGAGACGTTACTAGAGATGGTACCTTTTAAAAATTAACAGGCAGTAGTGTTTATTAAGCTTAATAACAGCTAATAAAAATCGTAGAAATTCCTGTCTTTGGCTTTCTTATCACGGATCGAATAGATATTTACTCTTATCTAtttctgttaaatataaatatatatataaatatataaatatttctgttaataatatatatatcttagtcatgtattattttatatttttgctATGAAGTAAGGATACACATTTGACACaattttttaagtttaataaaactaaatacTAAATTTAAGTGAACCTAATTCTTAAAGAATTTATAAATTGAAATCGATTTAATATCTTATATCGATATGTGGATATACTTGCACTCCACCACTGCTACAAAGAAACACCCTAACGCCATTTAGCTTGCAGCCCTGGTACCGCTTTTGGACGCACTTCGGCTGGCAGTCTGGCAACCCTACACTGAATGACAAGTAAATTCTGTTCGTTTTGCAAAATAAACTTGTAAATTGGTATATTCGTTAGCAATGGTAAGTACCGCGCGCAGAAGACCGGTGTTGGTCTAAAACCCACCATTGGGCCGATGACCATGGAATGCTAGCAATCGTGGTAGTAATTGCCTTGCGTGTATTTTCCCAGGCGCGCCGCTATGATTCCCGCACCACGATCTTCTCGCCGGAGGGACGTTTGTACCAGGTGGAGTACGCCATGGAGGCCATCTCGCACGCCGGAACCTGCCTGGGAATCCTCGCCGAGGACGGCATCCTGTTGGCCGCCGAGTGCCGCAGCACAAACAAATTGCTGGACAGCGCCGTTCCTTCGGAGAAGATCTATCGCCTGAATGAGTGAGTTTAAATTCCAGTAGTATATCCTGTTCGTCTTCTACGATGACGAAGAATTCAAGGGTCACAGGGCATACTCGTGATTACCCACTACCTTCTCTATGAATCTATCACTATCCAAGCCTCTTTGTTTTCCCACAGCAACATGGTCTGCTCGGTGGCTGGCATCACCTCCGATGCCAATGTGCTAACTTCAGAACTGCGCCTGATTGCCCAGCGTTACCAGTTTAGCTACGGCGAGGTCATTCCCTGCGAGCAGCTGGTGTCGCACCTCTGCGACATCAAACAGGCTTACACCCAGTACGGCGGAAAGCGTCCCTTCGGCGTCTCGCTGCTCTACATGGGATGGGATAACAAGTACGGCTACCAGCTGTACCAGTCGGATCCCAGCGGCAACTACGGCGGATGGAAGGCCACCTGCATTGGCAACAACTTCGGTGCCGCGATCTCCATGCTGAAGCAGGAGCTGGCCGATAAGGACAACGTTAAGCTGACGCTGGCGGATGCCAAGGATCTGGCCATCAAGGTACTGAGCATGACCCTGGACACCACCAAGCTGACCCCGGAGAAGGTCGAGATGGCCACGCTGCAACGTGTGGACAATAAGACCGTGTACAGTGTCCTGGAGAAGCCCGATGTGGAAAAGCTGATCGAGAAGTACACAAAGGTACAGGCGGAGGCCGAGGCTGCCAAGAAGGAGAAGCAAGCGAAGCAGCCGACCAAGTAATCCCAAGGATGCATAATTATTGATTAAGGGTCTATCCTGATTTTTGTAACCGATGTACGGAGTGTgtgaaataaaatttcaaaaaacagaAACCCACTATCATCGTGCCAATAGGGATGGTCGATTTATCGATAACAGCGCCATTGCCATTCGCAGCGAAGAGCTGCTAAAAATGGCCAGCGACGGGCAGTCACTAAAAAAATACCGTACAAAACATTTTGAGAAAAATTCCGTCGCTTTttatttgctgttgctgttataaaaaattcaattatacTTGCTTAACTAACGGTTAATCGGTTTCTACGGAGGGGCTTATGCGTAATTGGAGAGTGCGCGCAAAACGCGTGGTGAAAACGGATTGGAAAACCATTTTTCATTCGCAGCAAACAGGCAATGAGCGcgcgtgtgagtgtgtgtgtgtgtgccacaGAAAGTTGCAAGCAGCCTAGAGCTAAATAGGCGCACGGTTGTTAAATATTCACCGTGCTCTCTCGCTTTATGCAATAACAAAATCTGCAAATTCCCCCATTAGGCgcaaaaatgtgaaaaaaggggggcaaaaaaaaaccaatgggaatttctcaatgttgtgTCAATACAGTGAGAGCGACGTACGAAAAGTCAAAAGCAAAGGAGAGGAGAATGGaataacacaaaaaaagaGCTGAGCCACAGCAAAGAAGCAAGAAGAAACGCGAAGCAGGCTCTAAAAGaaaaatcgaaataataaaaaaaaacacgcacgcatgtgttggtgtgtgtgaGCGAGTGAGATTCTGTGCGCGTGTAAGTgcaaatgtgtgtgtgagagagtgaaacgtataaataaaattcagcCAAATGCAGAAGCCAACAACAAAATGGATAACAAAACTACACAGTTGGATTTTAAATTACTGGTAATTAAATAATGTTTACCATTACCCCATCCCGTCCCACTTTTTCCACCATTCCAATATCACTTACACATACAGCAGCTGCTGTTCGTAAGTGTGTGTGCAGTCTACATTCCGTGTGACTGCGACTGTCTAATTGAGAGAGCAGCAAAACAACGTGTAATGCGTAGGAAAAAAGCGgcagagcgaaagagagagataGAGTGTGAGAgagaggaggaggtggaggacAGATAACAAATGAAGTACAGTGTGCACTGGTCgcatttattattgttgttttcgttgtaTATTtatctgttgttgttgttgttgttgtgattaTTGTTGCTGTAATGTGAAAAGGTCGTTGCGATTAAAATTAATCCGAATTTAGTTTTGCTCTTGCTTTCGTCATTCAAATCGCGCTCAGCTCTCCTCTCCAATTGGAAACGCGAAGCACCTGAAGTAAACAAAGAGACGCAGCTAATGAGTTTGAGCGGGAATTGGCGGCCTAACTGTCCAAATCAGAGCTGTGTTACTTTTTCGTCAGTGTAGCTAGCTGTAGAAGAAGGGTGGTTCACAAAATTCCCCCCCTATTTCTGTTggctttattattttaaaagctCCGTTGATTTAGAGCCCCCCACAATCGCTTCTTGCACAATTTCCACCCACCCAcaataacacacacacaaaaatactgtgtgtgtgtttgtgtgaacTTCCGCCGAGTCTTTTCCTCCACCCCGCCGCTCACCTCCTCACCCGCCGCACACTCCCACTATCCCTATTCAAAGGCAAACCCATACCactcccatttccatttgcctcctcctcctcgtttTCTTCCTCCCCCTTTCCTTTCCCCTTTCGTTGAGTGCCACATaatgttatttttgttttttctatTTGCCTCTAAAATGAATTGTAGTCCCCCCACCCCCGGCCTCTTTCTTTTCCTTCTCTCTGCTACTCCCCACTCTTCGACCCATTTCATCACTGCTATTAttcacttttgttttgttttccttcGTTATATTcgagaaaatatttatttttacttttattagtttataacaacatttacatttacttTGGCCACACAAGCAAAGCACATTTACATAAATACTAATACTACAAATACTATAAAATCCAAAAGTTTGATTGTGCCTCTCGCTCTCCCTCCCGCtttctatgtgtgtgtgtgttgttgtttttggggCGAAGTGGAGAGAGTGGTAGGTGGATCGTCGGGTGGAGGGGGAGTGAGTGGGGAGTTCTCTTTTCCTCTTGTATGCATATAAATTCGAGGCATTTCACATGCAGGCGCGAGTGAGACGGCGAATCGAGTACGAATGTACGAAGCAAAGCACaagtggaagaagaagaataGTAAACAGCACCGCACAGTGGAGCAAGTATTTTATTGCAATTAAGCGGGAAGAAAGTGGTCAATGGCATTCAAATTCACCGATTTAAATGCACTGAATTGTACAGAATGGTTGTCTAAAACCAAGCATTTCACTGCACACTATTTAAAATAGTCATTTCGTCTGCAGTTAAATCACTCTTTGTGCTCCTTAATTAATTTCGTTGTGCAGTAATacaattaaagtttttatcGCTTTTAATTGAGTTTACGACATGGATTGAGTGCCTTTCTTGTTTTCCCATCCCTTCCACATAGACTCGAATTGATTGCAGTGTGTTTTGCTGTGCCAATTTCATTAATAAAACTCTGAAAAAAGGAATGGAAAGAGAGGGCGATGTAAAtgctatttttatttgattagtACAACTATTTGAACgtaaatatgtatgtgcacACATATGTACGCGTGCATGAGTTCCACTTTGAGAGCTTCGgtgtgagagtgtgtgtgcgggtgAGAGGGAGACGGCAAGCACTAAATGTATAACATAAATTTTGCTAAAAATGCAGCCAACGTCATTCCCCCGCCCACCTGCCCCTATAACGGTTCACCCATCCGAGCACCGTAAGTACGTGTTAGTGTAGATGTGCTCACGTGTACATAAGTATTTCGAAGATAGCTCTTTGGGTCTTTATGTGAGAAATGAACAGGTACATAACAATTGCAAACGAACTAAATATTTCTGGGCAGCAACAAAGGCTGAATAAATCGGGAAGGAGGCATGTTCGTTTATCGAATAGCCCACACCCTGCAAGGGATAtctcccaaaaaaaaaaaagaaacgatCCAGACAAAATATCTACAACTCGGTTATTTTTAGTTCTCATAAACACATGCACACAGATCCGAGCATAgagcacacagatacacacgcacactctcGTACACCAACTAACATTTAATTAGAACACAAAAAAATTCTAATTAAATATGGCATTTGCTTTACTCTTGCATTGCGCGTTCCCAAGCTCCCCTTCTCGTTCTGCCCAACTTTCGggctctctccctctctccgCTTGCCCCACTGAGAAGACAAACGAATTAAGTTTATAATAAAAGCTTAGACATGCTTAC
This genomic interval from Drosophila mauritiana strain mau12 chromosome 2R, ASM438214v1, whole genome shotgun sequence contains the following:
- the LOC117138177 gene encoding proteasome subunit alpha type-4; this translates as MARRYDSRTTIFSPEGRLYQVEYAMEAISHAGTCLGILAEDGILLAAECRSTNKLLDSAVPSEKIYRLNDNMVCSVAGITSDANVLTSELRLIAQRYQFSYGEVIPCEQLVSHLCDIKQAYTQYGGKRPFGVSLLYMGWDNKYGYQLYQSDPSGNYGGWKATCIGNNFGAAISMLKQELADKDNVKLTLADAKDLAIKVLSMTLDTTKLTPEKVEMATLQRVDNKTVYSVLEKPDVEKLIEKYTKVQAEAEAAKKEKQAKQPTK